The Altererythrobacter sp. Root672 genome includes a window with the following:
- a CDS encoding Flp family type IVb pilin — translation MIRGDLFHRLRRDDRGATAIEYGLIVALIVIAIMVSLGTLADGGSGLWAVVRDKVVEATPA, via the coding sequence ATGATCAGGGGCGATCTATTCCATAGATTACGGCGGGACGACCGCGGCGCAACTGCCATCGAATATGGCCTGATCGTTGCATTGATTGTCATTGCGATAATGGTTTCGCTTGGCACCCTTGCCGATGGTGGCAGCGGTCTTTGGGCTGTTGTCAGGGACAAGGTGGTTGAGGCGACCCCCGCTTAG
- a CDS encoding Flp family type IVb pilin, whose product MKFFNKLLRDEQGATAIEYGLIAALIAVAAMAAMGTIGTQLNSTFTKVGQTLDNAN is encoded by the coding sequence ATGAAGTTTTTCAACAAGCTGCTCCGTGACGAGCAGGGCGCGACCGCCATCGAATACGGCCTCATTGCTGCTCTCATCGCGGTTGCCGCGATGGCCGCCATGGGCACCATTGGCACTCAGCTGAACAGCACCTTCACCAAGGTCGGCCAGACGCTGGACAACGCGAACTAA
- a CDS encoding tyrosine recombinase — protein MVAAIDAFLAMLAAERGAAANTLVAYRRDLEGAQEIVGDLASADRASLARLGQGWADLAPSTVARKASALRQFYGFLVDEGEREDDPSPALPRPGARRPLPKILSHSEVEALFARVEMEAGSDRPEAIRLLALIELLYGSGLRATELVSLPLSAVPRDAPLLTVTGKGSQQRMVPVSARARQALSRWLAVRPQGGGYLFPSRGKHLTRIRLFQLIKDLATRAGMDPAKVSPHVLRHAFATHLLEGGADLRVLQMLLGHADIATTQIYTHVDAARLVALVNQRHPLASGEPGG, from the coding sequence ATCGTCGCCGCGATAGACGCTTTCCTTGCTATGCTGGCGGCCGAACGGGGCGCCGCAGCCAATACGCTTGTTGCCTATCGCCGGGACCTTGAAGGCGCGCAGGAGATCGTCGGCGATCTTGCCTCGGCGGATCGTGCTTCGCTCGCCCGCTTGGGACAGGGATGGGCAGACCTCGCTCCCTCGACGGTGGCACGCAAGGCCTCGGCCTTGCGCCAATTCTACGGTTTCCTGGTGGACGAAGGGGAGCGCGAGGATGACCCGTCGCCCGCGCTGCCGCGCCCAGGGGCGCGACGCCCGCTGCCGAAGATATTGTCCCACAGCGAAGTAGAGGCCCTGTTCGCTCGGGTCGAAATGGAGGCCGGAAGCGATCGTCCGGAGGCGATACGTCTGCTGGCATTGATCGAACTGCTTTACGGTTCGGGGCTGCGTGCGACTGAGCTCGTGTCGCTCCCGCTATCCGCCGTGCCGCGCGATGCGCCGCTGCTGACAGTCACCGGCAAAGGCTCGCAACAGCGCATGGTCCCGGTTTCGGCGCGGGCCCGGCAAGCGCTCTCGCGCTGGCTGGCCGTGCGGCCTCAGGGCGGTGGATATCTCTTTCCGTCGCGCGGAAAGCATCTGACCCGGATACGCCTGTTTCAGCTCATCAAGGATCTCGCAACGAGGGCCGGAATGGATCCCGCCAAAGTCAGCCCTCACGTATTGCGCCACGCTTTCGCCACGCATTTGCTTGAAGGAGGGGCAGACCTGAGAGTGCTGCAGATGCTGCTCGGACATGCCGATATTGCGACCACACAAATCTACACGCACGTCGACGCTGCCCGCTTGGTCGCGCTGGTCAATCAGCGCCATCCTCTTGCGAGCGGCGAGCCGGGCGGTTAG
- a CDS encoding M48 family metalloprotease, whose translation MVLKFKTGFRRTALAGAAVIAVSASPVVAQRAGSAITPTEAQQGAQYHPELLREFGGEMTGPQADYVKQVGQNIAVQSGLSNSASAFNVTLLNSSVNNAFAIPGGYVYVTRQLVSLMNNEAELAGVLGHEVGHVAARHSKQRQDAAARNSVLGALGSILSGVLLGNNALGQLGQQVFSTAPQLLTLKYSRKQETEADRLGVQYLRSAGYDPHAMATVLQSLAAQGALDARLEGRDATMPEWASSHPDPASRAQGANSLAGNLTGVTNRDTFLTRIDGVLYGDDPHQGVVEGNTFIHPDLRLTFTVPQGYYMVNGSTEVSINGQGGQAQLTTAAFDGNLESYVRQAFQTIGGRTQLAPQNLQRSRINGLETLIGTSRVNASQGAVDVTVVAYQFANNQVLHFSSITPAGRASVFNPMYNSMRRISAQEAAQVIPRRIDVVTARNGDTVQSLANRMAYSNAQVERFRVLNGLSANAQVVPGEKYKIVIRSN comes from the coding sequence ATGGTCCTGAAGTTCAAAACTGGCTTCCGGCGCACTGCGCTGGCCGGTGCTGCTGTAATTGCCGTGAGCGCAAGCCCCGTTGTCGCGCAACGAGCCGGTAGCGCCATTACACCGACCGAGGCGCAGCAAGGCGCGCAATATCACCCTGAACTTCTGCGTGAATTTGGCGGGGAGATGACCGGTCCTCAGGCCGACTATGTCAAGCAGGTGGGCCAGAACATCGCTGTTCAGTCCGGCCTGTCGAACTCGGCGTCGGCATTCAACGTCACCCTGCTCAACAGCTCGGTCAACAACGCCTTCGCCATCCCTGGTGGCTACGTTTACGTCACCCGGCAGTTGGTTTCGCTGATGAACAATGAGGCGGAGCTGGCCGGAGTGCTTGGCCATGAGGTTGGCCATGTTGCTGCACGGCACTCGAAGCAGCGTCAGGATGCGGCCGCGCGGAATAGCGTCCTTGGTGCGCTCGGTTCGATTCTATCAGGCGTGCTTTTGGGGAACAACGCCCTTGGGCAGCTTGGTCAGCAGGTGTTCTCGACGGCTCCTCAGCTGCTGACGCTGAAATATTCCCGTAAGCAGGAAACCGAGGCCGACAGGCTCGGCGTGCAGTACCTGCGGTCGGCGGGCTATGATCCTCACGCGATGGCCACGGTGCTGCAAAGCCTCGCTGCACAGGGCGCGCTAGACGCGCGGCTCGAAGGCCGTGACGCCACGATGCCCGAATGGGCCTCCAGCCATCCCGATCCGGCGAGCCGGGCCCAGGGTGCCAACAGCCTGGCTGGCAATTTAACCGGCGTAACCAATCGCGATACGTTTCTGACCCGCATCGATGGCGTGCTCTATGGCGACGATCCTCATCAGGGGGTGGTCGAGGGAAACACCTTCATCCACCCGGACTTGCGGCTGACCTTCACTGTTCCGCAGGGCTACTACATGGTCAACGGCTCAACCGAGGTGTCGATCAACGGCCAAGGCGGTCAGGCTCAACTGACTACCGCAGCCTTTGACGGCAATCTGGAATCGTATGTCAGGCAGGCATTTCAGACGATCGGCGGGCGAACTCAGCTCGCACCGCAAAACCTGCAGCGGAGCAGGATAAACGGTCTCGAAACGCTGATTGGGACGTCACGGGTCAACGCCAGCCAGGGAGCGGTAGACGTGACGGTTGTCGCGTATCAGTTCGCGAACAACCAGGTGCTCCACTTCTCGTCGATCACTCCAGCTGGCAGGGCTTCCGTCTTCAATCCGATGTACAATTCCATGCGCCGCATCTCGGCCCAGGAGGCGGCGCAAGTGATCCCTCGGCGGATCGACGTCGTCACTGCGAGGAACGGCGACACGGTTCAGTCCCTCGCCAACCGAATGGCCTATAGTAATGCCCAGGTGGAGCGGTTCCGCGTCCTCAATGGCCTGTCAGCCAATGCGCAGGTCGTTCCGGGCGAGAAATACAAGATCGTCATCCGCAGCAATTAA
- a CDS encoding acetyl-CoA carboxylase carboxyltransferase subunit alpha: protein MISYLDFEKPVAELEARIAELRAASEGGDVDLSSELAKLERKSSDLLATTYAGLTPWQKTQVARHPSRPHFRDYVAMAFEEFVPLGGDRHFGDDQAIMGGLARLNGRKVVLIGHEKGNDTESRLRHNFGMGKPEGYRKAIRLMEMAGRFGLPVVTLVDTSGAFPGVEAEERGQAEAIARSTEACLALPVPMVSAIVGEGGSGGAVALASAERVLMFEHAVYSVISPEGCASILWRTAEKAPQAAEAMKMTAQDLVQLGVIDRIVPEPMGGAQRDPQAAALTLGGAISEELDALSQKTPQELIRLREERFLTMGVER, encoded by the coding sequence ATGATTTCATACCTCGACTTCGAAAAGCCCGTCGCTGAGCTGGAAGCTCGCATCGCCGAACTGCGCGCCGCGTCCGAAGGGGGCGACGTCGATCTGTCCAGTGAGCTGGCCAAGCTGGAACGCAAAAGCTCCGACTTGCTCGCGACGACTTACGCGGGTTTGACGCCTTGGCAGAAAACCCAGGTCGCGCGACATCCTTCCAGGCCGCATTTCCGCGACTACGTGGCGATGGCATTCGAAGAGTTCGTCCCCCTGGGCGGAGACCGTCATTTCGGAGACGATCAGGCGATCATGGGCGGGCTCGCCAGGCTCAACGGCCGCAAGGTCGTGCTGATCGGGCACGAGAAGGGCAACGATACCGAAAGCCGGCTGCGGCACAATTTCGGGATGGGCAAGCCTGAGGGGTACCGGAAGGCTATCCGCTTGATGGAGATGGCGGGCCGCTTTGGGCTCCCTGTCGTCACGCTTGTCGATACTTCAGGGGCATTCCCCGGCGTCGAGGCCGAAGAACGGGGGCAGGCCGAAGCAATCGCTCGCTCGACCGAAGCCTGCCTGGCGCTGCCGGTGCCGATGGTCTCTGCAATCGTGGGCGAGGGCGGTTCCGGCGGGGCTGTCGCGCTGGCGAGTGCTGAACGGGTCCTCATGTTCGAGCACGCGGTCTATTCGGTTATCTCGCCGGAAGGCTGTGCCTCGATCCTCTGGCGGACCGCGGAAAAAGCGCCGCAGGCGGCCGAGGCCATGAAGATGACTGCGCAGGATCTCGTGCAGTTGGGCGTCATCGACAGGATCGTGCCGGAGCCGATGGGGGGCGCACAGCGCGATCCGCAGGCTGCGGCTTTGACTTTGGGCGGAGCGATCTCTGAAGAGTTGGATGCGCTGTCCCAGAAAACTCCGCAGGAGTTGATCCGCTTACGCGAAGAGCGCTTCCTCACCATGGGCGTCGAACGCTAG
- a CDS encoding phospholipase D-like domain-containing protein, whose product MNASGGALGVGKNDPAFDDRSIEPGVWRYAMASRARLIVDAEAYFDLMQQAMLKARQRILLIGWDVDTRVHLTHGRRWWQRGWNRNFPARLGGFIPWLTRNRQGLEVRILKWGVGALKFAFRGSMMLDLIRWFPNRRIDFKFDSIHPLGCSHHQKIVVIDKALAVCGGIDMTVGRWDTPKHLEQDARRKTPNGAPYFPWHDMTMMMEGPVAAELEALALNRWVRAGGKPLTPSTPSDDSAWPDGLDPHFENVEVGIARTRPEYDEDPGVREIEALFRQHIARAKRFIYAESQYFASRVIAEAITARMAEADPPEVVIVQPISANGWIEATAMDPARAQLVAAIREIDEHARFHIYTPYSGETPIYVHAKVMIVDDQILRVGSANFNNRSMGLDTECDVFIDCERPANGHCGAMIRDLRHSLLAEHCGISAEEVAELIERTGSMAGMIALIGKDSGRHLMPFHPEVPAELPLKLAANEVLDPEEPAEMFQIRGPRRGLLRNGGLLARAMTRVKRKYRPQ is encoded by the coding sequence ATGAACGCGAGCGGAGGGGCCTTGGGCGTCGGAAAGAACGATCCTGCATTCGACGACCGCTCGATCGAGCCTGGTGTGTGGCGCTACGCGATGGCTTCGCGTGCGCGCCTCATTGTCGATGCCGAGGCCTATTTCGACCTCATGCAGCAAGCCATGCTCAAGGCACGGCAACGGATCCTGCTGATCGGGTGGGACGTCGACACGCGCGTTCATCTCACTCACGGAAGGCGCTGGTGGCAGAGAGGCTGGAATCGGAATTTTCCGGCTCGCCTCGGCGGCTTCATCCCCTGGTTGACCCGCAACCGACAAGGTCTGGAGGTACGCATCCTGAAGTGGGGCGTGGGCGCGCTCAAGTTTGCCTTCCGCGGCTCGATGATGCTGGACCTCATCCGCTGGTTCCCAAACCGTCGGATCGACTTCAAGTTCGACTCCATCCATCCGCTCGGATGCAGCCATCACCAGAAAATCGTCGTCATCGACAAGGCGCTCGCAGTGTGTGGCGGGATCGACATGACAGTTGGGCGTTGGGACACGCCCAAACACCTCGAGCAGGACGCGCGGCGAAAAACGCCGAACGGTGCCCCCTATTTCCCCTGGCATGACATGACGATGATGATGGAGGGGCCAGTAGCGGCGGAGCTTGAAGCGCTAGCCCTAAACCGTTGGGTGCGCGCGGGAGGAAAGCCTCTCACGCCCTCAACGCCCTCGGACGATAGCGCATGGCCCGACGGACTGGACCCTCACTTCGAGAATGTCGAAGTCGGGATCGCGCGCACACGGCCGGAGTACGATGAAGATCCCGGCGTGCGCGAGATCGAAGCGTTGTTCCGGCAGCACATCGCTCGAGCCAAGCGCTTCATTTACGCCGAGAGCCAGTACTTCGCCTCGCGCGTCATTGCCGAGGCAATCACCGCGCGAATGGCCGAAGCCGATCCGCCGGAAGTGGTGATCGTTCAGCCTATTTCAGCAAACGGATGGATCGAAGCGACCGCGATGGACCCCGCCAGAGCGCAGCTCGTGGCCGCCATTCGCGAGATCGACGAGCATGCCCGTTTCCACATCTATACGCCTTACTCGGGAGAGACCCCGATCTACGTCCATGCGAAGGTCATGATCGTCGACGACCAAATCCTGCGGGTCGGATCGGCAAATTTCAACAACCGTTCGATGGGGCTCGACACCGAATGCGATGTCTTCATCGACTGTGAGCGCCCCGCAAACGGTCATTGCGGTGCGATGATCCGCGATCTGCGGCATTCGTTGCTGGCCGAACATTGCGGAATCTCGGCAGAGGAAGTCGCGGAGTTGATCGAGCGGACCGGATCGATGGCCGGTATGATCGCGTTGATCGGGAAGGATTCGGGCCGCCACCTGATGCCGTTCCACCCGGAAGTTCCCGCGGAATTGCCGTTGAAACTGGCGGCTAACGAGGTGCTCGACCCTGAAGAACCGGCAGAGATGTTTCAGATACGCGGACCAAGGCGTGGCCTTTTGCGTAATGGCGGACTATTGGCCCGTGCGATGACCAGGGTGAAGAGGAAGTACCGCCCCCAATGA
- a CDS encoding UDP-N-acetylglucosamine 1-carboxyvinyltransferase gives MTALLVRGGKPLTGRIEPSANKNAVLPVLCATLLTDAPIILRNVPEITDVSRIVEFFGTLGSTVNWDKTAKILEIDHSTVLPGADARLPQAMRASIMMIPGLIVRLGEARLEHEVKGCTLGAREIDPHVAVFRAFGAEVSQRGHDIVFSASGKGQAARMWLEYASVTTTENFILSALTVKGTSQIVNAACEPHVQEMCTFLELLGAKIIGKGTSMVSVEGGGKLGGADYTFIDDFHEIATFLALSAVTGGDIQVRNNHPEHFDLIDRTFGKFGAEVTHEGGWSRLAAPERLVVEENFTSHLITKVEAAPWPYIPADLLPIFIALGVKAEGSVMFWNKVYEGGLTWHTELSLFGAHTLLCDPHRLITFGGDELAPATVTSPYIIRVAIALLMVASSIKGESTILDADPIRRAHPGFIDNFVSLGADVQWIS, from the coding sequence TTGACCGCGCTACTCGTGCGGGGCGGCAAGCCCCTTACTGGCCGTATCGAACCTTCGGCCAACAAGAACGCCGTGCTACCGGTACTGTGCGCGACGCTGCTGACCGACGCGCCGATCATCCTGCGCAACGTCCCGGAGATCACCGACGTCTCGCGGATCGTCGAATTCTTCGGCACGCTCGGTTCGACGGTGAACTGGGACAAGACGGCCAAGATCCTCGAGATCGATCACTCGACGGTCCTGCCGGGCGCAGATGCCCGGCTGCCTCAGGCGATGCGAGCCTCGATCATGATGATCCCCGGCCTGATCGTACGCCTGGGCGAGGCCCGGCTCGAGCATGAGGTAAAGGGCTGCACTCTCGGCGCGCGCGAGATCGATCCCCACGTCGCCGTATTTCGCGCCTTCGGGGCCGAGGTCAGCCAGCGCGGACATGACATCGTGTTCAGCGCCAGCGGCAAGGGCCAGGCAGCGCGGATGTGGCTCGAATACGCCTCGGTCACGACGACCGAGAACTTCATTCTCAGCGCCCTTACGGTCAAGGGTACCTCGCAGATCGTGAACGCGGCTTGCGAGCCGCACGTCCAGGAAATGTGCACTTTCCTCGAGCTGTTGGGCGCCAAGATCATCGGCAAGGGAACCTCGATGGTTTCGGTCGAAGGCGGCGGCAAGCTTGGCGGTGCCGACTACACCTTCATCGACGACTTCCACGAGATTGCGACCTTCCTCGCCCTGTCGGCGGTGACCGGCGGCGACATCCAGGTGCGCAACAACCACCCGGAACATTTCGACCTGATCGACCGCACGTTCGGAAAGTTCGGCGCCGAGGTGACGCACGAAGGCGGCTGGTCCCGCCTGGCGGCTCCAGAACGCCTGGTGGTCGAGGAGAACTTTACCTCGCACCTCATCACCAAGGTCGAAGCGGCGCCATGGCCGTACATTCCGGCCGACTTGCTGCCGATCTTCATCGCTCTTGGCGTTAAGGCCGAAGGTTCGGTGATGTTCTGGAACAAGGTCTACGAAGGTGGGCTGACCTGGCACACCGAACTCTCGTTGTTCGGCGCCCATACCCTGCTGTGCGATCCGCACCGGTTGATCACGTTTGGCGGCGATGAACTGGCACCGGCGACGGTGACCAGCCCCTACATCATCCGCGTCGCCATCGCGCTGCTGATGGTCGCGTCTTCGATCAAGGGCGAATCGACGATTCTCGATGCGGACCCGATCCGCCGGGCGCATCCGGGGTTCATCGACAACTTCGTCTCGCTCGGCGCGGACGTGCAGTGGATTAGCTGA
- a CDS encoding shikimate kinase, with protein MTIETPSLTDTEIKSLAARVDRPLVLVGMMAVGKSTVGRKIAQLLDLPFADADDEIEQAAQMSVSEIFEKFGEEHFRDGERRVIARLLERGPSVLATGGGAFVQPDTRALILDRGIAVWLDSEVDTLIERVGRKDNRPLLRGGDRKEILARLKVEREPAYAQAPIKIMSDAGPHNETVNRILQGISEWL; from the coding sequence ATGACCATCGAAACACCCAGCCTTACCGATACCGAGATCAAGTCTCTCGCCGCCCGTGTCGATCGCCCCCTTGTGCTCGTGGGTATGATGGCCGTGGGCAAGTCAACGGTCGGCCGCAAGATTGCGCAATTGCTCGATCTTCCCTTCGCCGACGCCGACGATGAAATCGAACAGGCGGCGCAGATGAGCGTGTCCGAGATTTTTGAGAAGTTCGGCGAGGAGCATTTCCGGGACGGGGAGCGGAGAGTGATCGCCCGCTTGCTTGAGCGCGGACCCTCAGTACTCGCGACGGGCGGTGGCGCATTCGTGCAGCCGGATACTCGCGCCCTCATCCTCGACCGCGGAATCGCCGTTTGGCTGGATAGCGAAGTCGACACGCTGATCGAGCGGGTCGGCCGGAAGGACAACCGCCCTCTGCTGCGCGGCGGTGACCGCAAGGAAATCCTCGCCCGGCTTAAGGTCGAGCGCGAACCCGCCTATGCACAGGCACCGATCAAGATAATGAGCGACGCCGGACCGCACAACGAGACGGTCAATCGTATCCTGCAGGGAATATCCGAATGGCTGTAA
- a CDS encoding putative bifunctional diguanylate cyclase/phosphodiesterase, whose product MRTFNQYIDRATDWLLGARMQVSPAIRTQLEAGLFGSVPIFLGGIFNSIAVAAIAVWRQPTTPFFIWLAVEIALGVIRLPVLLAGRRALKNGKPPPKTTAALLSSAWAASIGVGAYFSLTHHDWVLSTIVCLSAAAMVSGICLRNFGTPRLAALMVFLALAPSTVAGLIAPEPGIAIISFQLPIFILTIFSASFVLHRMMVSQMTALSDLEKSEFFNRIILESSPDYTIILNDQYEIIFFNRPNSALRESDDLLGIAWLSLLHPADQAIGEKALADVMRDGSANFTTRRIEPDGRTRWFDVIASRISDGSGRILMVARDITHQKRSEERALWMARHDPLTGLPNRAVLQDRLDAILKTGKPSAALLMLDIDNFKTINDTLGHDAGDRMLSTFAARLQAALGEEDLVVRLGGDEFAILISAQSEADVWSAGARIYSGLCEPFEYQGRLLACGASIGASRLWQDGGNRSEIMKAADIALYAAKTAGRGQLKLFESSMKAEVEGRETMVAAALSALRQDRVVPYFQPKVSLGTSRIIGFEALLRCTGDDNQVLGADDIKAAFDDPALCAVLSERMIERTLAQIECWLAEKVPFGHVAINLTAADFRREGFVESLLARLQRKAIPPSCLQIEVTETVFLGRGAGYVEAALKSLSENGILIALDDFGTGYASLSHLSQFPIDLLKIDRTFVQQLGQSPEAEAISLAVINLGHCLGMQIVAEGVETTAQEAALLAMGCDTCQGFLYSKALPADAIPMILLGQESTPLRALRA is encoded by the coding sequence GTGCGCACGTTCAATCAGTACATCGACCGCGCGACCGATTGGCTTCTGGGTGCGAGGATGCAGGTTTCGCCCGCGATCCGAACGCAACTCGAAGCGGGGCTGTTTGGTTCGGTACCGATCTTTCTTGGCGGAATATTCAATAGCATAGCAGTTGCTGCGATCGCGGTGTGGCGACAGCCCACCACGCCGTTCTTCATATGGCTAGCGGTCGAAATCGCGCTTGGGGTCATCAGGCTCCCCGTTCTGCTTGCCGGACGGCGAGCGCTCAAGAATGGGAAGCCACCACCCAAGACCACGGCGGCCCTCCTTTCCTCAGCCTGGGCCGCGTCGATCGGCGTTGGCGCCTATTTCTCGCTGACGCACCACGACTGGGTCCTGTCGACCATCGTTTGCCTGTCAGCCGCGGCGATGGTCAGCGGCATCTGCTTGCGCAACTTTGGCACACCGAGGCTGGCCGCCCTCATGGTGTTCCTGGCCCTCGCCCCGTCGACGGTTGCAGGATTGATTGCCCCAGAGCCGGGCATCGCCATCATTTCCTTCCAGCTGCCGATCTTCATCCTCACCATCTTTTCGGCTTCGTTCGTGCTGCACCGGATGATGGTTTCGCAAATGACGGCGCTGAGTGATCTCGAGAAGAGCGAGTTCTTCAACCGGATCATTCTTGAATCGAGCCCCGACTACACGATCATCCTCAACGACCAGTACGAAATCATCTTCTTTAACCGCCCCAACTCGGCCCTGCGTGAAAGCGACGACCTGCTTGGGATTGCCTGGCTTTCCTTGCTTCACCCAGCGGATCAGGCGATCGGCGAAAAGGCCCTCGCCGATGTGATGCGCGACGGATCGGCCAATTTCACGACGCGGCGAATCGAACCAGACGGCCGAACCCGCTGGTTTGATGTGATCGCCAGCCGCATCTCGGACGGTTCCGGACGCATCTTGATGGTCGCGCGCGACATCACTCACCAGAAGCGCTCTGAAGAGCGAGCCTTGTGGATGGCCAGGCACGATCCTCTAACCGGACTACCCAATCGGGCAGTGCTGCAGGACCGACTCGACGCGATTCTGAAGACGGGCAAACCGTCGGCAGCCTTGCTGATGCTGGACATCGACAACTTCAAGACCATCAACGACACGCTCGGCCACGATGCCGGGGACCGCATGCTGTCGACCTTTGCTGCCAGATTGCAGGCAGCCCTGGGCGAAGAAGACCTGGTCGTCCGCCTGGGCGGCGACGAATTCGCCATCCTGATCTCCGCCCAGTCCGAGGCCGACGTCTGGAGTGCCGGGGCTCGAATCTATTCCGGACTGTGCGAACCGTTCGAATACCAGGGCAGACTCCTCGCCTGCGGAGCCAGCATAGGCGCCAGCCGCCTATGGCAGGACGGAGGAAATCGCTCCGAAATCATGAAGGCAGCCGACATCGCCCTCTACGCGGCAAAGACCGCCGGACGCGGGCAGCTCAAGCTATTCGAATCCTCCATGAAGGCCGAAGTGGAAGGCCGAGAAACGATGGTCGCCGCAGCGCTCTCCGCGCTCAGGCAGGACCGCGTGGTTCCCTACTTCCAACCGAAGGTCTCGCTCGGCACTTCGCGAATAATCGGCTTCGAAGCGCTGCTGCGCTGCACCGGCGACGATAACCAGGTCCTGGGGGCCGATGACATCAAGGCCGCCTTCGATGACCCAGCCCTGTGCGCCGTCCTGAGCGAGCGCATGATCGAGCGCACGCTGGCCCAGATCGAATGCTGGTTGGCCGAAAAGGTGCCGTTTGGCCACGTCGCCATAAACCTGACTGCCGCCGACTTCCGTCGGGAAGGCTTCGTCGAAAGCCTGCTAGCCCGCTTGCAACGCAAGGCGATTCCGCCCTCGTGTCTTCAGATCGAGGTGACGGAGACCGTGTTTCTCGGCCGCGGGGCGGGATATGTTGAGGCCGCACTCAAATCGCTGAGCGAAAATGGCATTCTGATCGCCCTCGACGACTTCGGGACTGGCTATGCCTCGCTTTCCCATCTCAGCCAGTTTCCGATCGACCTGCTGAAAATCGACCGCACTTTTGTGCAGCAGTTGGGGCAAAGCCCGGAGGCAGAGGCCATTTCCTTAGCAGTCATCAACCTTGGCCACTGCCTGGGAATGCAGATTGTTGCCGAGGGCGTGGAAACCACGGCACAGGAAGCGGCCCTCCTCGCTATGGGCTGCGATACCTGCCAGGGCTTCCTCTATTCGAAGGCTCTGCCGGCCGACGCCATTCCGATGATCTTGCTGGGGCAGGAAAGCACGCCGTTGCGAGCTCTCAGGGCCTGA
- a CDS encoding NUDIX domain-containing protein: MSLSQYRPNELLIGLVKVENCPTIVLVVAAAIRDSSGRLLLQQALPHKRHGGLWEFPGGKLESGETPRFAVCREVLEELGISLHLESLSPAGFAEEAAESGRPGLVLFLYNCPDWHGDPDGKDGQQWGWFTPSEAVALAMPPMDRELLEGLCPEVRS, encoded by the coding sequence ATGTCGTTATCGCAGTATCGTCCTAATGAATTATTGATTGGATTGGTTAAGGTGGAAAATTGTCCGACAATCGTCCTGGTGGTGGCTGCCGCCATCCGCGATTCTTCAGGCCGATTGCTGCTGCAGCAGGCTCTGCCTCACAAGCGACATGGCGGGTTGTGGGAGTTCCCCGGTGGAAAGCTGGAAAGTGGCGAAACTCCGCGGTTTGCGGTGTGCCGAGAGGTACTGGAGGAGCTCGGTATCTCGCTCCATTTAGAGAGTTTGAGCCCGGCCGGCTTTGCTGAGGAGGCTGCCGAATCCGGTCGCCCGGGACTTGTCCTATTCCTTTACAATTGCCCGGACTGGCATGGTGACCCTGACGGCAAGGACGGTCAGCAATGGGGTTGGTTCACCCCATCGGAGGCGGTCGCGCTGGCCATGCCACCCATGGATCGTGAACTTCTTGAGGGATTGTGTCCCGAAGTCCGATCATAG
- the folE gene encoding GTP cyclohydrolase I FolE: MSSLDGPDEDDPRGKPPVPEDVQEAVRTLIRWAGDDPEREGLLDTPKRVARAWKEYCQGYTEDPAGHLSRMFEEVGGYDEIVLLKDIPFQSHCEHHMAPIIGKAAIAYLPTDRVVGISKLARVLHAYARRLQIQERLTAEVAQCIWDELQPKGVAVVIEASHACMTARGVRTPGVNMVTSRVMGIFRRDDKSRQEVLKLMGY, from the coding sequence ATGAGCAGTTTGGACGGTCCCGACGAGGACGATCCGCGTGGCAAGCCGCCAGTACCCGAGGACGTGCAGGAAGCCGTCCGCACCCTGATCCGCTGGGCCGGCGACGACCCGGAGCGTGAGGGGCTGCTCGACACGCCAAAGCGCGTGGCGCGGGCGTGGAAAGAGTATTGCCAGGGGTACACCGAAGATCCCGCGGGCCACCTTTCGCGCATGTTCGAGGAAGTCGGGGGCTACGACGAGATCGTATTGCTCAAGGACATCCCGTTCCAGAGCCACTGTGAGCACCACATGGCTCCAATCATCGGCAAGGCCGCCATCGCCTACCTGCCGACGGATCGGGTGGTCGGGATTTCGAAGCTCGCCCGCGTGCTCCACGCCTATGCTCGCCGGCTGCAAATCCAGGAACGTCTGACCGCCGAAGTCGCCCAGTGCATCTGGGACGAATTGCAGCCCAAGGGCGTCGCCGTGGTGATCGAGGCCAGCCATGCGTGCATGACTGCGCGCGGGGTACGGACACCCGGCGTGAACATGGTAACAAGCCGGGTGATGGGTATCTTCCGTCGCGACGACAAGAGTCGCCAGGAAGTCCTCAAGCTGATGGGATACTGA